From Nitrospinota bacterium:
TCTTGGCGACGGAACCTTCCGGGCTGATATTTCCTTTTAGAATGACCAAATGACCTTGCTTCGATTTTGGTTTGTCCAAAGGTAAAATAACGTCCTGCCGGGAGTCGGGCATATCAGGAACATCTTTTAGATTTTCCGCCACGGTTTTTCCGGTGACGGTCAGGCAGTCTCCATGAATCAGGCCGGCGTTCAACAGCATTTTCATGACCTGGGGAATGCCTCCCGCTTGATGCAGATCGGTGGCGACATATTTCCCTGAAGGTTTGAGGTCGCAAAAATGCGGAGTCCTTGCCCGGATGGTTTCAAAATCTTCGATCTTCAAATCCACTTCCAGCGAGTGAGCTATCGCCAATAGATGCAGAACCGCATTGGTGGACCCGCCGACGGCCATGACCACCGCAATCGCATTTTCCAGCGATTTGCGGGTGATGATATCTCTGGTGACAATGTTTTTCTCCAGCAGGGGGAACAACGCCGCCGCACTTTGGCCGGTGCTGATCTCTTTTTCTTTGTCCTCGTTGGTCATGGTGGAACTGTAAGGAAGACTCAACCCCATCGCTTCAATGGCCGATGACATGGTGTTGGCGGTGAACATGCCGCCGCAGGAACCGAATCCGGGACAGGCGTGTTTTTCTATCGCAAACAGTTCTTCCTGGTCGATAGACCCGGCGCTGTATTGACCGACGGCTTCGAAGGCACTGACCACGGTTAAATCCTGGCCGTGTAAATGGCCGGGTTTGATGGTGCCGCCATAAACAAATATTCCGGGAATATCCAGACGGGCCATGGCGATCATGGCTCCGGGCATATTTTTGTCACATCCGCCGATGCAGATGACCGCATCTAAATTTGCACCCCGGCAGACGGTTTCGATCGAGTCGGCAATGACTTCGCGGCTGACGAGGGAGCATTTCATCCCTTCAGTTCCCATGGAGATGCCGTCACTCACGGTGATGGTGCCGAACATTTGCGGCATGCCACCTTTTTCCCGGATTTCGCCAGAGG
This genomic window contains:
- the ilvD gene encoding dihydroxy-acid dehydratase, with the translated sequence MSEKATGPLNRKSLIITGGDKRSPNRAMLRAVGFTDDDFDKPIIGIANGQSTVTPCNAGLGKLADIASGEIREKGGMPQMFGTITVSDGISMGTEGMKCSLVSREVIADSIETVCRGANLDAVICIGGCDKNMPGAMIAMARLDIPGIFVYGGTIKPGHLHGQDLTVVSAFEAVGQYSAGSIDQEELFAIEKHACPGFGSCGGMFTANTMSSAIEAMGLSLPYSSTMTNEDKEKEISTGQSAAALFPLLEKNIVTRDIITRKSLENAIAVVMAVGGSTNAVLHLLAIAHSLEVDLKIEDFETIRARTPHFCDLKPSGKYVATDLHQAGGIPQVMKMLLNAGLIHGDCLTVTGKTVAENLKDVPDMPDSRQDVILPLDKPKSKQGHLVILKGNISPEGSVAKISGVKTRRIEGPARVFNSEEESLDAILKNEIKAGDVVVIRYEGPKGGPGMREMLAPTSALVGEGLGDKVALITDGRFSGGTYGVVIGHVAPEAQVGGMIALLEEGDTIVVDIDQHLLEVKLSEEEIQTRKNKWTAPPIKYKSGVLAKYAKLVSSASKGAVTD